The proteins below come from a single Bactrocera dorsalis isolate Fly_Bdor chromosome 5, ASM2337382v1, whole genome shotgun sequence genomic window:
- the LOC105230067 gene encoding probable serine hydrolase: MTESAPREYEDIRIPVPWGHLAGRWYGDRNTRPILALHGWLDNMGTWNTLLPLLPQHVGVLCIELTGHGYSSKFPKGLPYHTTDYVNLIVRIMKEYKWQKVSLLTHSLSSLVAFIYTSLHPETVDMLIAIDLIIPVQNTPDFEIKALRTNAERFLVEVERAEKQTMHEPPAYTFEKLKQMLYEGSKGSVELDNCEHLLTRNIQKSAKYPDKYYFARDARLKYYVRFISCPPLHMEMAKRIKNVPYLVIKGSMSDMIKEDSDKVIDVLRRNNPHFEYYEIEGTHHVHLNNPEACAAVINPFINAHRPSMPKTWCVDDAEEKPMKRSKSVDEKRKRAKGRLRFFRSKL; this comes from the exons ATGACAGAATCAGCGCCACGTGAG TATGAGGACATACGCATTCCCGTACCGTGGGGTCATCTAGCGGGACGTTGGTATGGCGATCGTAATACACGTCCCATACTCGCCTTACATGGTTGGCTCGATAACATGGGCACGTGGAACACACTGTTACCACTACTGCCACAACACGTCGGCGTACTATGCATTGAACTCACCGGACATGGTTACTCCTCGAAATTTCCTAAAGGCTTGCCCTATCACACTACCGACTATGTGAATTTGATCGTACGTATCATGAAAGAGTACAAATGGCAAAAGGTCTCCCTGCTAACGCACTCACTGAGCTCACTCGTCGCATTCATATACACCTCATTGCACCCCGAGACGGTGGACATGTTAATCGCTATTGATCTCATAATACCGGTACAAAATACACCAGATTTCGAAATCAAAGCGTTACGTACGAACGCCGAGCGATTCCTTGTGGAAGTCGAACGCGCCGAAAAGCAGACGATGCATGAACCACCGGCATACACGTTCGAGAAATTAAAGCAAATGTTATACGAGGGTTCAAAGGGTTCAGTTGAGTTAGACAACTGTGAACACTTGCTAACACGTAATATACAGAAATCCGCAAAATATCCGGATAAATATTACTTTGCGCGTGATGCCCGTCTGAAATATTACGTACGTTTCATCTCATGTCCACCACTACATATGGAAATGGCTAAGCGTATCAAGAACGTACCTTATCTTGTAATCAAGGGCAGTATGTCGGATATGATAAAAGAGGACTCTGATAAAGTAATTGATGTGCTACGTCGGAATAATCCACATTTCGAGTATTACGAAATCGAAGGTACACACCATGTACACTTGAATAATCCCGAGGCGTGCGCCGCTGTCATAAATCCCTTTATAAATGCCCATAGGCCGTCGATGCCCAAAACTTGGTGTGTCGATGACGCGGAAGAGAAGCCAATGAAGAGAAGTAAAAGTGTTGATGAAAAGCGAAAGAGAGCCAAAGGACGTCTGCGTTTCTTTAGGAGTAAACTATAG